A genomic region of Fusarium oxysporum Fo47 chromosome VI, complete sequence contains the following coding sequences:
- a CDS encoding major facilitator superfamily domain-containing protein, which translates to MSNIETSGSVKESRDREKDVMAADDVSYHISTVNELGNVVDPVLSAKINLVNEAINEIGWTGFHLKLCCLTGFGFAADSLVAFLQSVAAGQAYLEIGHGGYPTGSTMALYAGLQMGALFWGFGADIIGRRIAFNTTLFIAAIATIVAGAGPSWVAFCVFVAFLGFGAGGNLVLDPTVMLEFVPAKQQWVITAMAGWWGVGQASAGFIAWGYYCKFSIPFNPRNDWTCVAMVETCTWQNNKSWRLIMFTGGALMFVMSALRILIIRLPETPKFLVTNGKEEELVAMLQKLASTYKRPCSLTLEGLQACGTAHTPENGGSKGSSVRGLGKSLVGHVKGLFSTKKLALSTCLIWLSWTLIGLGYPLFFLYLPSLLNSRLPDYKPSFTETWRDYTITNICAIFGPLIAAGLAEVSFLGRRYTMAIGAVITAIFFFCYTVIKTPAQNLAISSCISICINLYYGTLYAYTAEVFPSAHRTTGNGIAVSLNRIMGLLSAVIAVTADTTTIAPLYISGALFFVMAIVSVILPFEPYGRNAS; encoded by the exons ATGTCGAATATCGAGACCTCAGGTTCTGTTAAGGAGAGTCGTGATCGTGAGAAGGACGTCATGGCTGCTGATGATGTGTCGTATCATATCAGCACTGTCAATGAGCTTGGGAATGTCGTTGATCCGGTCCTTTCGGCTAAGATCAATCTTGTCAACGAG GCCATCAACGAGATTGGCTGGACTGGTTTCCATCTCAAGCTCTGCTGCCTTACAGGCTTTGGCTTCGCAGCTGACTCCCTGGTAGCGTTTCTCCAGAGCGTTGCAGCCGGCCAAGCCTACCTTGAGATCGGTCACGGGGGCTATCCTACTGGCTCGACTATGGCTCTTTACGCTGGACTCCAGATGGGAGCTCTCTTCTGGGGCTTTGGTGCTGATATCATCGGTCGACGAATCGCCTTCAACACTACGCTATTCATCGCTGCCATTGCCACCATTGTCGCAGGAGCTGGTCCCAGCTGGGTTGCCTTCTGTGTCTTCGTTGCCTTCCTTGGCTTTGGAGCAGGCGGTAACCTCGTCTTGGATCCAACTGTCATGCTGGAGTTTGTCCCTGCTAAACAGCAGTGGGTCATCACAGCTATGGCGGGATGGTGGGGTGTTGGTCAGGCCAGTGCTGGTTTCATCGCTTGGGGCTACTACTGCAAGTTCTCTATCCCGTTTAATC CCCGAAACGATTGGACTTGTGTCGCTATGGTCGAAACATGCACATGGCAGAACAACAAATCTTGGAGACTCATCATGTTCACCGGTGGAGCCCTCATGTTTGTCATGTCCGCCCTGCGTATTCTCATCATCCGACTCCCTGAAACCCCGAAGTTCCTGGTCACCAACGGCAAAGAGGAGGAACTTGTTGCCATGCTTCAGAAGCTTGCCAGCACTTATAAGCGACCTTGCTCACTGACACTTGAGGGTCTTCAGGCTTGCGGCACCGCTCATACCCCTGAGAACGGTGGTAGCAAGGGATCTTCTGTTCGTGGCTTGGGAAAGAGTCTCGTTGGTCACGTCAAGGGACTCTTTTCGACCAAGAAGCTGGCTCTATCGACTTGTCTCATCTGGCTTTCTTGGACTTTGATCGGTCTTGGATATCCTCTATTCTTCCTTTATCTCCC ATCCCTTCTAAACAGCCGTCTTCCCGACTACAAGCCCTCCTTCACCGAGACCTGGCGCGATtacaccatcaccaacatctgCGCCATCTTCGGTCCCCTGATTGCCGCTGGTCTTGCTGAAGTGAGCTTCCTTGGACGACGATACACAATGGCCATTGGAGCTGTGATcactgccatcttcttcttctgctaTACCGTCATCAAGACTCCTGCTCAGAATCTTGCCATCAGCAGCTGCATCT CTATTTGCATCAACCTCTACTATGGTACACTCTACGCTTATACCGCTGAGGTGTTCCCATCTGCGCACAGAACTACAGGCAATGGTATTGCAGTCTCGCTCAACCGTATCATGGGTCTTCTTTCTGCTGTCATTGCGGTGACTGCTGATACAACCACTATAGCACCCTTGTATATCTCGGGGGCTTTGTTTTTTGTCATGGCTATCGTTTCTGTCATTCTGCCATTCGAACCATATGGTCGAAATGCATCCTAG